The following are encoded in a window of Gossypium raimondii isolate GPD5lz chromosome 13, ASM2569854v1, whole genome shotgun sequence genomic DNA:
- the LOC105783098 gene encoding uncharacterized protein LOC105783098 encodes MHRVGSAGNNANSNRPRKEKRLRYVLSDTDDTKHCAGINCLAVLKSSFSDGCNYLFTGSRDGTLKRWALDDDAATCSATFESHVDWVNDTVIAGDNTLVSCSSDTTLKTWNCLSDGTCTSTLRQHSDYVTCLAAAEKNTNVVASGGLGGEVFVWDIEAAVTPLSKSSDVLEDNCSNGINGSGNSLSISSLRTISSSNSIAAQTAQCHGYVPISAKGHKESVYALAINDSGSLLVSGGTEKVVRVWDPRTGSKTMKLRGHTDNIRALLMDSTGRYCLSGSSDSMIRLWDLGQQRCVHSYAVHTDSVWALASTPTFSHVYSGGRDLSLYLTDLTTRESLLLCTKEHPILQLALHDDSIWVATTDSSVHRWPAEGKNPQKVFQRGGSFLAGNLSFSRARVSLEGSTPAPVYKEPIFTIPGTPAIVQHEILNNRRHVLTKDTAGSVKLWEITKGVVIEDYGQVSFDEKKEQLFEMVSIPAWFTVDTRLGSLSVHLDTPQCFSAEMYSADLNITGKPEDDKVNLARETLKGLLAYWMTKRRQRLGSQASVNGDVLSGKDITTKSLTHSKIEVDVNAENDSMVYPSFEFSTVSPPSIITEGSQGGPWRKKITELDGTEDEKDFPGWVLDCVLSNKLPPRENTKCSFYLHPCEGSAVQILTQGKLSAPRILRIHKVANYVVEKLDKPSDNANTDGTFSPGLGGRLQHLAVGDGSFRSGLKPLQKPRPSVEILCNNQVLSPDMSLATVRAYVWKKPEDLVLNYRVIQGR; translated from the exons ATGCACCGAGTGGGCAGTGCGGGGAACAATGCCAATTCTAACCGCCCACGTAAAGAAAAGAGGCTGAGATATGTATTGAGTGACACTGATGATACAAAG CATTGTGCCGGCATAAATTGTTTGGCTGTCCTAAAGTCATCTTTCTCTGATGGGTGCAACTATCTCTTCACTGGAAGCCGAGATGGCACACTTAAGAGATGGGCGCTGGATGACGATGCTGCTACTTGCTCTGCTACATTTGAGTCACATGTTGATTGG GTAAATGATACTGTAATTGCTGGTGATAATACACTTGTTTCATGTTCATCAGACACCACATTGAAG ACATGGAATTGCTTGTCTGATGGAACTTGTACCAGCACTCTCCGTCAACACTCTGACTATGTAACTTGTCTTGCTGCAGctgaaaaaaat ACCAATGTGGTTGCCTCTGGGGGTCTTGGTGGGGAGGTTTTTGTATGGGATATTGAAGCTGCAGTTACTCCTCTCTCAAAGTCCAGTGATGTATTGGAAGATAATTGTTCCAACGGTATCAATGGTTCTGGAAATTCATTATCAATATCAAGTTTGCGGACAATTAGCTCGAGTAACAGCATTGCTGCTCAGACAGCTCAGTGTCATGGGTATGTCCCCATATCTGCCAAAGGCCATAAAGAGTCCGTCTATGCGTTGGCAATTAATGATAGTGGAAGCCTTCTTGTCTCTGGTGGAACTGAGAAG GTTGTGCGAGTTTGGGACCCAAGAACTGGATCGAAGACTATGAAGCTAAGAGGGCATACAGATAACATTAGGGCTCTACTTATGGATTCTACTGGCAG ATATTGTTTATCGGGGTCGTCTGATTCTATGATCAG GCTATGGGACCTTGGTCAGCAACGCTGTGTGCATTCATATGCTGTGCATACGGATTCTGTTTGGGCACTTGCAAGCACCCCAACCTTTAGTCATGTTTATAGTGGTGGTAGAGATCTTTCT TTATATTTGACAGACTTGACAACTAGAGAGAGTCTTTTGCTTTGCACAAAGGAGCATCCGATTTTGCAGCTGGCATTGCATGATGATAGTATATGGGTTGCAACGACAGATTCTTCGGTTCATAGATGGCCTGCTGAAGGAAAAAATCCTCAGAAGGTCTTTCAAAGAGGTGGTTCATTCTTGGCTGGAAACCTGTCCTTCTCCAGAGCACGAGTTTCCTTGGAAGGGTCTACCCCA GCTCCTGTTTATAAAGAACCAATCTTCACCATTCCCGGAACTCCTGCAATAGTTCAGCATGAGATTTTAAATAACAGAAGGCATGTATTGACTAAG GATACTGCTGGTTCAGTAAAGCTCTGGGAGATAACCAAGGGTGTTGTGATTGAAGACTATGGACAG GTTTCGTTTGATGAGAAAAAGGAGCAGTTGTTTGAGATG GTAAGCATTCCTGCATGGTTCACTGTGGATACCCGACTTGGGAGCTTGTCTGTTCACTTGGACACCCCTCAATGCTTTTCTGCAGAGATGTACTCTGCAGATCTGAACATAACTGGCAAGCCTGAGGATGATAAG GTCAATCTAGCTCGTGAAACCCTTAAAGGCCTATTGGCTTATTGGATGACTAAAAGAAGGCAAAGACTTGGCTCCCAGGCTTCAGTTAATGGAGATGTTTTATCAGGAAAAGATATTACTACAAAAAGTCTTACGCATTCAAAAATTGAGGTGGATGTTAATGCTGAAAATGATTCCATGGTATATCCTTCTTTTGAGTTTTCTACAGTTTCCCCTCCCTCAATTATCACTGAGGGTTCCCAAGGAGGTCCTTGGAGAAAGAAAATTACTGAATTGGATGGAACCGAGGATGAGAAGGATTTCCCTGGTTGGGTTTTGGACTGTGTTTTGAGTAACAAGCTTCCACCTCGCGAGAACACCAA GTGTAGCTTCTACCTTCATCCTTGTGAAGGTTCAGCTGTTCAGATCCTCACACAAGGGAAGTTAAGTGCACCTCGCATCTTGAGAATACATAAG GTTGCTAATTACGTTGTAGAAAAGCTTGACAAACCATCTGATAATGCTAATACGGATGGGACATTTTCGCCTGGACTTGGAGGACGATTGCAGCATTTAGCAGTTGGGGATGGATCTTTTCGGTCTGGATTGAAGCCTTTGCAAAAGCCTCGACCTTCAGTCGagattttatgcaataatcag GTATTATCTCCAGACATGAGCTTAGCTACTGTCCGGGCTTATGTATGGAAGAAACCTGAGGACTTGGTACTTAATTATAGAGTGATACAAGGCAGATGA